The Desulfosporosinus acidiphilus SJ4 genome has a window encoding:
- a CDS encoding oleate hydratase produces MYNYERINPKAPKNIEKRHAYLIGGGIGSLSAAAFLIHDAHMPGENIHILESLDRLGGSMDGAGTAEKGYTARGGREIESHFECFSELFSFIPSLSDPKVSVLDEFHQLNIDEPIESHCRLVEKQGTPADFSSFGLSTKNALELAKLHMLTEEALGATTIEQYFTPEFFKTNFWYFWVTMFAFEPWHSVVEVKRYMERFMHLIDGMNRLKGILHTDYNQYDSLILPLITWLKQNGVQFAYGYTVTDIDFDFSNDTKTATGVHYSKDGKTGKISVTEDDLVLFTNGSMTQNTERGDFNTPAPLNRSDDKGCFSVWEKIAVKSPDFGHPEAFCSNIDKTKWMSFTITLKDDDIVFPHILNLTGDKPGMGGLVTIKDSSWLMSWVVPKHPHFIGQPDNVKVLWAYALNMDVPGDYIRKTYSECTGREMFEELLYHMGLKDSISEILSHTVNVIPAMMPYITSQFMPRVAGDRPNVIPSGSRNFGFLGQFAEIPHDCVFTVEYSVRSAMMAVYGLLGLEKPVEPVYPGWYDLRVLTKAAKTCLGVSSLKDIPLGLLLKNLEIGNLL; encoded by the coding sequence ATGTATAACTATGAAAGAATCAATCCAAAGGCTCCAAAGAACATTGAAAAAAGGCATGCTTACCTTATCGGAGGCGGAATCGGTTCTCTCTCTGCGGCAGCATTTCTGATTCATGATGCCCATATGCCGGGAGAAAATATTCATATATTGGAATCACTGGATCGTCTCGGAGGGTCAATGGATGGTGCAGGAACGGCTGAAAAGGGGTATACTGCACGCGGGGGACGCGAAATCGAATCGCATTTTGAGTGTTTCAGCGAACTGTTTAGTTTTATTCCCTCGCTTTCCGACCCGAAGGTCAGTGTACTTGATGAATTTCATCAACTAAATATCGATGAGCCGATTGAATCCCACTGCCGTTTGGTAGAGAAGCAGGGTACTCCGGCGGATTTCTCTTCTTTCGGTCTCAGCACAAAAAATGCTCTGGAATTGGCGAAGCTTCACATGCTGACAGAAGAGGCGCTGGGAGCAACTACCATTGAACAATACTTTACTCCCGAATTTTTCAAGACTAACTTCTGGTATTTTTGGGTTACAATGTTTGCCTTTGAGCCGTGGCACAGTGTCGTTGAAGTTAAACGATACATGGAACGTTTCATGCACCTGATTGATGGAATGAACCGATTGAAAGGCATCCTGCACACGGATTATAACCAGTACGATTCACTAATTTTGCCATTAATTACATGGCTGAAACAGAACGGGGTGCAGTTTGCATACGGCTATACAGTAACCGACATTGATTTCGATTTTTCCAACGATACGAAGACTGCAACCGGCGTCCATTATTCCAAGGACGGTAAAACCGGCAAGATTTCAGTCACCGAAGATGATCTTGTTCTCTTCACAAACGGTTCAATGACTCAGAATACTGAGCGTGGGGATTTCAATACTCCCGCTCCGCTTAACCGATCGGACGATAAGGGCTGCTTTTCCGTTTGGGAGAAAATAGCCGTAAAGTCACCGGATTTCGGTCATCCGGAAGCATTCTGTTCAAATATTGACAAAACAAAGTGGATGAGCTTTACAATAACCTTAAAAGACGATGATATCGTGTTCCCGCATATTCTGAATTTGACAGGTGACAAACCGGGTATGGGGGGGCTGGTTACAATCAAGGATTCCAGCTGGCTGATGAGCTGGGTTGTGCCAAAACATCCGCATTTTATCGGTCAACCTGACAATGTTAAGGTTCTATGGGCATATGCACTAAACATGGATGTACCAGGTGACTATATCAGGAAAACTTATTCCGAGTGTACCGGACGTGAGATGTTTGAGGAACTGCTTTATCACATGGGACTCAAAGACAGTATTTCCGAAATTTTGTCGCACACGGTCAATGTTATTCCGGCAATGATGCCTTATATCACGTCTCAGTTTATGCCGCGTGTGGCAGGCGACAGGCCGAATGTGATTCCATCAGGCAGTAGGAATTTCGGTTTCCTCGGACAGTTTGCGGAAATTCCGCATGATTGTGTATTCACCGTTGAATACTCGGTCCGCAGTGCAATGATGGCCGTATATGGGCTGCTTGGCTTAGAAAAACCTGTCGAACCGGTTTACCCCGGATGGTATGATCTACGGGTACTAACCAAAGCGGCAAAGACCTGTCTTGGTGTGAGTTCGCTTAAAGATATCCCTCTTGGGCTTCTTTTAAAGAACCTTGAAATCGGAAATTTGTTATAG
- a CDS encoding DUF3231 family protein, translating into MVDIMDKIQKVADIGKSVSEKQEIINVVEVFYIWDVLVTKLDALESIQIFEHMIEDNDLKIIKSKVKDGILKGIEDMEIIMRDYDLPFPMRPPADVSSIVYMESVKDRDIFQMFYEIIAAFFPVLGIGFMQSTTPDVRKSLKNHLLLTIELQEMLVEYGKLKGFLNHPPAYRTYN; encoded by the coding sequence ATGGTAGATATTATGGATAAAATCCAAAAAGTCGCTGATATCGGTAAATCAGTCAGTGAAAAACAGGAAATTATCAATGTGGTTGAAGTTTTTTATATTTGGGATGTTTTAGTCACTAAGCTGGATGCTTTAGAAAGCATTCAGATTTTTGAGCATATGATTGAAGATAATGATTTGAAGATCATCAAAAGCAAGGTAAAAGATGGCATTCTCAAAGGGATTGAGGATATGGAAATAATAATGCGCGATTACGATTTGCCCTTTCCCATGAGGCCGCCGGCAGATGTTAGTTCAATAGTTTATATGGAATCAGTTAAGGATAGGGATATTTTTCAAATGTTTTATGAGATAATTGCTGCTTTCTTCCCGGTTCTGGGCATAGGTTTTATGCAAAGTACCACTCCAGATGTTAGAAAAAGCCTAAAGAATCACTTGCTCTTAACCATTGAATTACAGGAAATGCTAGTGGAATACGGTAAGTTAAAAGGCTTTTTAAACCATCCACCTGCCTATCGTACATATAATTAG
- a CDS encoding DUF3231 family protein produces MEILKSLEKVSEMNKSLREKQRTINVSEVYHLWNHLMQRYNVMYITNLLNSSVQDTDFKLVINHGSKILMKHIEALEKELLNYGIPLPLRPPKQVQETSSSELISDRYIYRRILSGIQAFLPVHNMAFIHSTSPKIRDLFMSFMNEEMKVYDKFLEYGKMKDYLIKPPMYRP; encoded by the coding sequence ATGGAGATATTAAAGTCCCTTGAAAAAGTTTCCGAAATGAACAAATCTCTTCGAGAAAAACAAAGAACTATCAATGTAAGCGAGGTCTATCATCTCTGGAATCATTTGATGCAGAGATACAATGTCATGTATATTACTAACCTTTTAAACAGCTCAGTACAAGATACTGATTTTAAGTTAGTCATTAATCACGGAAGCAAAATTCTGATGAAACATATAGAGGCATTAGAAAAGGAGCTTTTGAATTACGGTATACCTTTGCCACTTAGACCACCAAAACAAGTCCAAGAGACGTCAAGTTCCGAATTGATATCAGACAGATATATTTACAGGCGGATATTAAGTGGTATTCAGGCATTTTTACCGGTACATAATATGGCTTTTATTCACAGTACTTCACCAAAAATCAGGGATTTGTTTATGTCGTTTATGAATGAAGAAATGAAAGTATATGATAAATTTCTTGAATATGGAAAAATGAAGGATTATTTAATAAAACCACCTATGTACAGACCTTAG
- a CDS encoding CinA family protein, protein MNAERVVALLNELSATITTVESCTGGHIISSITDVEGASNVTPGGYVTYSNRQKLAIGVPEVIIEKYGVYSLECAKAMAIAGQKNTQADFSIGVTGTFTTIDLHNEDSEPGVVYFAVVFKAEQAIAEKINVPVMRRTDQKQFITEIILRFP, encoded by the coding sequence ATGAATGCAGAAAGAGTTGTCGCGTTGCTTAACGAGTTGTCTGCGACAATCACAACGGTTGAGAGCTGTACAGGAGGACATATTATTTCCTCGATTACAGATGTAGAAGGAGCATCGAATGTCACACCAGGGGGGTATGTTACTTATTCAAACCGGCAAAAACTTGCTATTGGAGTTCCTGAAGTTATTATTGAGAAATACGGCGTGTATAGCTTAGAGTGTGCAAAGGCCATGGCTATAGCAGGTCAGAAGAATACTCAAGCTGATTTTAGTATTGGGGTAACAGGGACTTTCACAACTATTGATTTACATAATGAAGACAGCGAGCCAGGAGTTGTCTATTTCGCCGTAGTATTTAAAGCGGAGCAAGCAATAGCTGAAAAAATAAATGTACCGGTCATGAGGAGGACTGATCAAAAACAATTTATTACCGAAATCATACTTAGATTCCCCTGA
- a CDS encoding ISNCY-like element ISDsac1 family transposase codes for MLRLHNEQLTIWDFALPEQVLELSKELKTIDELLDDEKFMRPFLSRWNIRIGRPTVPVETFLRLMYLKFRYEFGYETLVAEVSDSIKWRRFCRINLDATVPHSTTLIKLTQKYGEDIVEQLNEALVVKASQDKITRSRRLRTDTTVTESNIHYPTDAQLLADAIKSITRQAQSLRETAGSTMPKMIERCRSAKKRILEIGKTLKRRNHQAVEEVRKITDKLVDKAIETMTNAHQIMDKAEEALGEQMSNTTKRKIEKLDKVIVTADKIVNQTLKVNGGNTHISNRVISLHDPDARPIQKGKLKSPTEFGYKTEITENEDRIITDYKVHVGNPSDDSLLVETVKRHISKTGKVPYSIATDRGYSSGKNQKELTDLGIKRISMPKKGKKSKAQASHEKQRWFRRLQAWRAGGEGTISILKRKYGLGRSLSRGHQGVSTWVGFGILTYNLRRIAALI; via the coding sequence ATGTTACGTCTTCACAATGAGCAACTTACTATTTGGGATTTTGCTTTACCTGAGCAAGTTCTAGAACTAAGCAAGGAATTAAAGACTATCGATGAACTTCTGGATGATGAGAAATTTATGCGGCCTTTCCTTTCTCGTTGGAATATACGTATTGGCCGACCGACAGTTCCTGTCGAAACCTTTCTTCGTCTCATGTACCTTAAGTTCCGTTATGAGTTTGGTTATGAAACTCTCGTTGCAGAGGTTAGTGACAGCATTAAATGGCGTCGCTTTTGTCGAATTAACTTAGATGCGACAGTTCCTCATAGTACGACCTTGATTAAACTGACTCAAAAGTATGGAGAAGACATCGTTGAACAGCTTAATGAAGCTCTCGTTGTTAAGGCTTCTCAAGACAAGATTACTCGGAGCCGGAGACTTCGCACGGACACAACGGTGACGGAATCCAATATTCATTACCCTACGGATGCTCAGCTCTTGGCCGATGCTATTAAATCGATAACACGCCAAGCTCAAAGCCTTCGAGAAACTGCGGGTTCGACGATGCCCAAGATGATTGAACGCTGTCGTTCAGCGAAGAAGCGAATTTTGGAAATCGGTAAAACACTTAAGCGGCGTAATCATCAGGCTGTTGAAGAAGTTCGTAAGATTACCGATAAATTAGTTGATAAAGCCATTGAAACTATGACTAACGCCCATCAGATTATGGATAAAGCCGAAGAAGCTCTAGGCGAGCAGATGAGCAACACTACAAAACGCAAGATTGAGAAACTCGATAAGGTCATAGTCACCGCCGACAAAATTGTGAATCAAACACTAAAAGTCAACGGCGGAAACACCCACATTTCGAATCGAGTGATTAGTCTTCATGATCCAGATGCACGGCCGATTCAAAAAGGGAAATTAAAGAGTCCGACAGAGTTTGGCTATAAAACAGAGATCACAGAAAATGAAGACCGCATTATAACCGATTATAAAGTTCATGTTGGAAATCCTAGTGATGACAGTCTTTTGGTAGAAACTGTTAAACGTCATATTTCTAAAACAGGAAAAGTGCCATATTCAATCGCTACCGACAGAGGTTACAGCAGCGGTAAGAACCAAAAAGAACTGACTGACCTAGGAATCAAACGAATATCGATGCCTAAAAAGGGCAAGAAGAGTAAAGCACAGGCATCTCACGAAAAGCAGAGATGGTTCCGACGATTGCAAGCTTGGAGAGCTGGCGGAGAAGGTACCATAAGCATTTTGAAACGGAAATATGGTCTAGGGAGAAGTCTGTCCCGAGGCCACCAAGGTGTAAGTACCTGGGTGGGATTTGGGATATTAACCTACAATTTGAGACGAATAGCGGCCCTGATTTAG
- a CDS encoding DNA alkylation repair protein, which translates to MNGIEEKIRRRLFELQDLKYKEFASKLMPTVNPDTVIGVRTPDLRKLAREFSKTPEALEFLKILPHAYYEENNLHGFLIETIKEYEGAVAAVEEFLPYIDNWATCDLISPKIFKKHLPELYEKINVWLISGRTYTVRFGIGMLMSFYLDDSFRTEMLELVAATRSDEYYVNMMIAWYFATALAKQYEASLPYIQEQRLEKWTHNKTIQKAIESYRISDEAKAYLRTLKVK; encoded by the coding sequence ATGAATGGGATAGAAGAAAAAATCCGACGACGGTTATTCGAGCTGCAGGATCTGAAATACAAAGAGTTTGCCAGCAAACTCATGCCGACGGTAAACCCGGATACAGTAATCGGCGTCCGTACGCCGGATCTACGGAAGTTAGCCCGGGAATTTTCCAAAACGCCGGAGGCTTTGGAGTTTCTTAAAATCCTACCGCACGCGTATTATGAAGAAAATAACCTGCATGGCTTCCTCATCGAAACGATCAAGGAATATGAGGGTGCCGTTGCCGCCGTTGAAGAGTTTCTGCCGTACATAGACAACTGGGCAACCTGTGATTTAATTTCTCCAAAGATATTTAAAAAGCATCTGCCTGAGCTCTACGAAAAAATCAATGTCTGGCTGATATCCGGCCGAACCTATACAGTGCGCTTCGGGATTGGAATGCTGATGAGCTTTTATCTCGATGATTCTTTCCGGACGGAGATGCTTGAGCTTGTGGCGGCTACCCGGTCGGATGAATACTATGTCAACATGATGATCGCCTGGTATTTCGCAACGGCATTGGCTAAGCAGTACGAAGCATCTTTGCCATATATTCAAGAACAACGCTTGGAGAAGTGGACACATAACAAAACTATTCAGAAAGCGATTGAGAGCTACCGAATCAGTGACGAAGCAAAGGCGTACCTGCGGACACTGAAAGTAAAATGA
- a CDS encoding nuclear transport factor 2 family protein, translating to MLDKLEDDELNNFIKEYDKCFLERNIERLKLFYPDDDSELVYYDNHKNNDTYSVDEHLKLLRDFFQNGKKTESGAVEELIMENIHYFKTERAACVCFYARYKSFPKPAVRTTMYLERNIEAWKIKHVHCSFEPEK from the coding sequence ATGTTGGATAAACTTGAAGATGATGAACTGAATAATTTCATAAAAGAATATGATAAGTGCTTTCTAGAAAGAAATATAGAAAGATTAAAGTTATTTTATCCTGATGATGACAGCGAATTAGTATATTATGATAATCACAAAAATAATGATACATATTCTGTAGATGAACATCTAAAATTATTGCGAGATTTTTTTCAAAATGGTAAGAAAACCGAATCAGGAGCAGTTGAAGAACTGATAATGGAAAACATTCATTATTTTAAAACAGAAAGAGCTGCGTGTGTATGTTTTTATGCAAGGTATAAAAGTTTTCCTAAACCAGCAGTAAGAACAACAATGTATTTGGAAAGGAACATAGAGGCATGGAAGATCAAGCATGTGCATTGTTCATTCGAGCCAGAAAAATAA
- the purF gene encoding amidophosphoribosyltransferase yields MNCEHDKPKEECGVFGILGSEDNAARLAFSGLRALQHRGQESCGITISNKISMKTYKALGLVTSVFNDGILDSLHGSSAIGHVRYSTTGSNHIKNAQPLTLSTQFGEIALAHNGNIMNAQELRLSLTRAGHRFESTADSEVILHLINQQASSLENAISNALNKLYGAYSLVVMTNNALIGIRDPFGLRPLCLGRLGKAYCLASESFALQSINATFIRDIAPGEMIIINETGIQSHQVVNTSKTCCCAFEYIYFAHPASTIDSINVEKSRFWMGQELAREYPIDADVVIPVPRSGRHAALGYASARRLPLEEALLKTTQYDRSFIQPAQPLRELVVTKTIKVQPEVIRSKRVILIDDSLVRGTTAVKLVKLIREAGAREVHLLIASPRVQFPCYYGIDIAEKAELIAAQMSVDKIREYLNADTLYYLSQAGLLRSVFSQDVCLACFNKRYPLKPRIPY; encoded by the coding sequence ATGAATTGCGAACATGATAAACCAAAGGAAGAATGCGGAGTATTTGGCATTTTGGGGTCTGAAGATAATGCTGCACGTTTGGCTTTTTCTGGATTAAGGGCTTTACAACATCGAGGACAAGAATCCTGTGGAATAACCATATCTAACAAAATTTCAATGAAAACCTATAAAGCTTTAGGACTCGTTACCAGTGTCTTTAACGATGGAATTCTCGACAGCCTACATGGAAGTAGTGCAATTGGCCATGTGCGTTATTCGACAACCGGCTCGAATCACATCAAAAATGCCCAGCCGTTAACTCTTTCCACACAATTTGGAGAAATCGCTTTGGCTCATAACGGCAATATCATGAATGCCCAAGAATTGCGTTTATCTCTGACCCGGGCCGGTCATCGTTTTGAGAGTACAGCAGACAGTGAAGTAATTCTACATTTAATAAATCAACAAGCTTCTTCCTTGGAAAATGCAATTAGCAACGCATTAAATAAATTATACGGGGCCTATTCTTTAGTTGTCATGACGAACAATGCCTTAATTGGCATTAGAGATCCTTTTGGACTCCGGCCGCTCTGCTTAGGTCGCTTAGGAAAGGCTTACTGTTTAGCCTCTGAAAGCTTTGCCCTTCAATCAATTAACGCAACTTTTATCAGAGATATCGCTCCCGGAGAGATGATAATTATTAATGAAACCGGGATACAATCACATCAAGTAGTTAACACGTCAAAAACATGTTGTTGTGCATTTGAGTATATTTATTTCGCTCACCCAGCCAGCACAATTGATAGTATTAATGTCGAAAAAAGCCGCTTTTGGATGGGGCAAGAATTAGCCAGAGAATATCCCATAGATGCTGATGTAGTGATTCCCGTTCCCCGTTCCGGGCGTCATGCGGCATTAGGCTATGCTTCTGCAAGGCGGCTTCCTTTAGAAGAGGCTTTACTAAAAACTACCCAATATGATCGATCGTTTATACAACCTGCTCAACCGTTAAGAGAACTGGTAGTGACTAAGACCATAAAAGTTCAACCTGAGGTTATCCGTTCTAAACGTGTCATATTAATTGATGATTCCCTGGTACGGGGAACTACTGCTGTCAAGTTAGTTAAACTTATCCGTGAGGCTGGCGCTAGAGAAGTGCATTTGCTTATTGCTTCTCCTCGAGTACAATTCCCCTGTTATTACGGTATCGATATTGCTGAAAAGGCAGAATTAATCGCGGCACAAATGTCAGTGGATAAAATTCGTGAATATTTAAACGCTGATACACTATATTACTTATCACAAGCCGGTTTACTTCGTTCCGTGTTTTCTCAAGACGTTTGTTTAGCTTGTTTTAATAAAAGATATCCGCTGAAACCAAGGATTCCGTACTAG
- the thiC gene encoding phosphomethylpyrimidine synthase ThiC, whose protein sequence is MTTQMAAAKRGEITEAMRIVAQKENQSPEDIRARVAQGTVVIPANINHQSLSPEGVGQGLKTKINVNLGISKDCANINLELEKVQTAINMKAEAIMDLSNYGKTAEFRSRLINMSTAMIGTVPMYDAIGYLDKKLEDITVEEFLAVVEKHAQDGVDFMTIHAGLNRQTVAHFRKNKRVTNIVSRGGSLLFAWMELNNRENPFYEYFDDLLDICAKYDVTLSLGDGCRPGSLADATDPAQIEELIVLGELTLRAWEKNVQVMIEGPGHVPLNEIQANMLLEKKLCHNAPFYVLGPVVTDIAPGYDHITSAIGGAIAAASGADFLCYVTPAEHLRLPSLEDMKEGIIATKIAAHAADIAKGIPGAADWDLKMSKARQALDWSTMFDLAIDREKAERYRRESSPTHEDSCTMCGEMCPMRLMNKIL, encoded by the coding sequence ATGACAACACAAATGGCGGCCGCTAAACGAGGCGAAATTACCGAAGCGATGAGAATTGTTGCTCAGAAAGAGAATCAATCCCCTGAAGATATACGGGCACGTGTTGCCCAAGGAACTGTGGTCATTCCGGCAAATATTAATCACCAATCTTTAAGCCCTGAAGGCGTAGGGCAAGGCCTAAAAACGAAAATCAATGTCAACTTAGGGATTTCCAAAGATTGTGCGAATATTAATCTTGAACTGGAAAAGGTACAAACAGCCATTAATATGAAGGCTGAAGCTATTATGGATTTGAGCAACTATGGAAAAACAGCAGAATTTCGTTCCCGTCTAATTAACATGTCAACAGCAATGATCGGCACAGTTCCTATGTATGATGCCATTGGTTATTTGGATAAAAAACTCGAAGATATCACTGTAGAAGAGTTTTTAGCAGTTGTAGAAAAGCATGCCCAAGATGGGGTAGATTTCATGACGATCCATGCTGGACTTAATCGTCAAACAGTGGCCCATTTTCGAAAAAATAAACGCGTCACAAATATAGTTTCCCGTGGAGGTTCGCTTTTGTTTGCCTGGATGGAATTAAATAATCGCGAGAATCCATTTTACGAGTATTTTGACGATCTATTGGATATCTGTGCCAAGTACGATGTAACCCTGAGCTTGGGGGATGGCTGTCGTCCGGGATCCCTTGCGGATGCTACTGATCCTGCGCAGATTGAAGAACTTATCGTGTTAGGCGAATTAACCCTGCGCGCTTGGGAAAAGAATGTTCAAGTTATGATTGAAGGCCCAGGTCATGTCCCTCTCAATGAAATTCAAGCCAATATGTTATTAGAAAAGAAATTATGCCACAACGCTCCTTTTTACGTATTAGGCCCAGTAGTAACAGATATTGCTCCAGGATATGATCACATTACCAGTGCCATTGGCGGTGCCATAGCTGCCGCATCAGGAGCGGACTTCTTATGTTATGTAACCCCGGCAGAACATCTTCGCCTTCCCTCCCTGGAAGATATGAAAGAAGGAATCATAGCTACTAAAATAGCGGCTCATGCCGCAGATATTGCCAAAGGAATCCCAGGGGCTGCCGATTGGGATCTTAAAATGAGTAAAGCAAGACAAGCGTTGGATTGGTCAACTATGTTTGATTTAGCGATTGATCGGGAAAAAGCCGAACGTTATCGGAGAGAATCTTCTCCAACTCACGAAGATAGCTGTACAATGTGCGGAGAAATGTGTCCGATGAGACTGATGAATAAAATTCTGTAA
- the thiS gene encoding sulfur carrier protein ThiS produces MKITINGEMVELTGSLSLQKWVEEQSIPTRTVIIEYNGEIVPEELWRNTVLKQGDKLEILKFVGGG; encoded by the coding sequence ATGAAGATAACGATTAATGGAGAAATGGTGGAATTAACAGGAAGCCTCAGCCTGCAAAAGTGGGTTGAAGAGCAAAGCATTCCCACGAGAACAGTGATTATTGAGTACAATGGGGAAATTGTTCCCGAGGAACTGTGGAGAAACACTGTCTTAAAACAGGGGGACAAATTAGAGATTTTGAAGTTTGTGGGCGGGGGCTGA
- a CDS encoding thiazole synthase produces MIMQRAVKPEQTTDIFAIGGTKLNSRLFTGTGKFSSHEIVPKVIEASGTQVVTMALRRVDWKNSQENILNYIPEGIILLPNTSGARTAEEAIRIARLAKAAGCGHWIKIEVIQDQRYLLPDNQETLIATEQLVKEGFVVLPYMCPDLGTARRLQSVGAAAVMPLGAPIGSNRGLQTRELIRILIEEISVPIIVDAGIGRPSEAAEAMEMGAAAVLVNTAIATAYQPVDMAKAFRLAVEAGRTAYLAGLGARRQEAEASSPLTGFLREE; encoded by the coding sequence ATGATTATGCAGCGAGCAGTCAAACCTGAACAGACAACAGATATATTTGCGATTGGCGGAACGAAACTCAACAGCCGGTTGTTTACAGGAACGGGCAAGTTTTCTAGTCACGAGATTGTTCCCAAAGTCATTGAAGCCTCTGGAACACAAGTTGTAACCATGGCTTTGCGCAGGGTGGACTGGAAAAATTCCCAAGAAAATATTTTGAATTACATACCCGAAGGCATAATCTTGCTTCCGAATACTTCCGGAGCCCGCACAGCGGAGGAAGCAATACGAATTGCACGTCTGGCAAAAGCTGCCGGTTGTGGTCATTGGATTAAGATTGAGGTTATTCAGGATCAACGTTATTTATTGCCTGATAACCAGGAAACCTTGATCGCTACGGAACAGCTTGTCAAAGAAGGGTTTGTAGTTCTTCCCTACATGTGCCCTGATCTGGGGACAGCAAGACGGTTGCAAAGCGTAGGAGCCGCCGCAGTGATGCCTTTAGGGGCTCCGATAGGCAGTAACCGCGGCCTGCAAACGCGGGAACTTATAAGGATACTGATTGAAGAAATCTCGGTACCCATCATTGTTGATGCAGGTATCGGGCGTCCTTCGGAAGCTGCGGAAGCCATGGAAATGGGAGCAGCAGCAGTTCTTGTCAACACAGCCATTGCTACGGCTTATCAGCCCGTGGACATGGCCAAGGCTTTCCGGTTAGCCGTCGAGGCCGGCAGGACTGCTTATCTTGCAGGTCTTGGCGCCCGTCGCCAGGAGGCGGAAGCTTCATCTCCCTTGACAGGGTTTTTAAGGGAGGAATAA
- the thiH gene encoding 2-iminoacetate synthase ThiH, with protein MFFDEFKAWQKELTRYPFDQFSEIHVERALSHHRLDEFDFLALLSPAARPYLEQMALKAHRLTLQNFGKSILLFTPLYLANFCSNQCIYCSYNIKNEIVRRKLSFTEVEVEGKAIAAMGLQHLLLLTGESRKASSPEYIADCAKVLRPYFASLGIEVYPLEIKEYHTLYEAGIDTLTIYQEVYDEDIYASVHLAGPKRVHRYRLEAPERACEAGFSGVTIGALLGLGEWRKEAFFTGLHAAYLQRTYPEVEVAVSAPRMRPHVGSYQPLYPIGDAELVQILLAYRLFLQRAGITLSTRESAAMRDSLLPLGITKLSAGSLTSVGGYAETTETGSAQFEISDERSVEDVVKMLRTKGYQPVFCDWVNLRDKRDA; from the coding sequence ATGTTTTTTGACGAGTTTAAAGCTTGGCAGAAAGAATTAACTCGTTACCCCTTTGATCAGTTCTCTGAGATCCATGTTGAGCGAGCCCTGAGTCACCACCGGCTTGATGAATTTGATTTTTTAGCCTTGCTATCACCCGCTGCCAGGCCCTATTTGGAGCAAATGGCTCTGAAAGCGCATCGGCTGACCCTCCAAAACTTCGGCAAATCGATTCTTCTCTTTACCCCATTATACCTGGCCAACTTCTGCTCCAATCAGTGTATATACTGCAGCTACAATATCAAGAATGAAATTGTGCGGCGCAAATTAAGTTTTACTGAGGTGGAGGTAGAAGGTAAAGCCATAGCGGCGATGGGACTCCAGCATTTGCTGCTTTTAACAGGCGAATCCCGCAAGGCCAGCAGCCCAGAGTATATCGCAGATTGTGCCAAGGTTCTCAGACCCTATTTTGCATCGCTGGGTATTGAAGTTTATCCTCTTGAAATCAAAGAATATCACACTCTTTATGAAGCAGGAATTGACACTTTGACCATTTATCAAGAGGTTTATGATGAGGACATTTATGCCTCTGTTCACTTGGCCGGCCCCAAACGTGTCCATCGCTACCGCTTGGAGGCCCCTGAACGGGCCTGTGAGGCAGGCTTTAGTGGGGTAACAATCGGAGCTCTGCTTGGTTTAGGTGAGTGGAGAAAAGAGGCGTTTTTTACAGGCTTACACGCCGCCTATTTGCAAAGAACCTATCCGGAAGTAGAAGTCGCGGTATCTGCGCCACGAATGCGACCCCATGTCGGTTCTTATCAACCGTTATATCCCATTGGGGATGCAGAACTTGTACAAATTCTTTTGGCATATCGTTTATTCTTGCAACGAGCAGGCATTACCCTTTCCACCAGAGAAAGCGCCGCCATGCGAGATTCTCTGTTACCCTTGGGAATCACCAAACTCTCAGCCGGTTCATTGACCTCTGTAGGAGGCTATGCGGAGACAACGGAAACAGGCAGTGCTCAATTTGAGATATCCGATGAGCGATCCGTGGAAGACGTTGTGAAGATGCTGCGGACTAAGGGCTACCAACCCGTCTTTTGTGACTGGGTTAACCTTCGAGATAAGAGAGATGCTTAA